cggagcttgatcccaggacccagggatcattacctgagctgaaggcagacccttaacggctgagcacccaggtgcccctcacccccaTAACTATtttgaccaaaggcagaggcttaacccactgagccacccaggcacccccccccaatAACTATTTTGGATCAGAGGCTGTATCCCTTCAAAACGTTTCATGCATCtacctatgtatatatacatctacCCATAAAGaggcattattttcttttgcacAAAAGATTCACACCCTGTTATTCTGTAACCTTATTCAATTCTCTAACATGAGATGTCTTAGAGAACTTCCCACATCGATCCATTCGGAGCTACCTTATTTTAACTGTTTCACGTTATTTTGTAACATGAACATCCCAGGTTTATTTAGCTCTTCCCCAACTGACTGCCATTtagcttattttccattttcccctaTTATAAACAACCCTGCAGCGAATATCCCTGTATCTCTATGCACATGTCCTAACATTTCCTATGAAAAACTCTTGCAAACACAATCAATATATGCTGTGTGGGGGCTCCTCATGTTATCAGAGGCTCCTAaactgccgccccccccccacccacccctgccacaGGCCAGTCCAATCTATTTACACCAAGAACACATAAATACCTACACCTAAGCCATCAATGAAAGCACCAAGATGATATTAGGCACCTGTCTAAAGGTCCTGCCCTTAGGAGCCACAGACCGCTTTAAGTCCATTCAGTGGGGCAGGGGTCTCAGTTCTTTAACTTCTACCTGACCGATAGATGTAGTGATAAGAGCTCTCTACCAGAGGCCCTGCTTCTATCACTGGATTTTAGAGAGGTGCTGGAAGTCTGACAGGCGGTCTtacctctttctccctttgcccaacCCCCCcccatataaataatacataagaataagctaaataggggcacctgggtggctcagtgcgttaaagcctctgctttcggctcgggtcatgatcccagggttctgggatcgagccctgcgtcgggctctctgctcagcggagagcctgcttcccttccactctctctgcctgcttcactgcctacttgtgatctctgtcaaataaatgaataaaatctttaaaaaaaaaaaaagaataagctaaaaaatatgtatttttcagagTCATGAAATGATGAAAGCAGTCATGACAAGGAGGGTTACAGAAGTCCTGGGTGGGCTGGCCACTGTTAGCACACAGGCCCAAAGTGGCAAGCATAGTGAAAATGAGTGATACCTGTACTGTAGCATAAAGTAAGGAATTAGAAGTGTAGCTAACGAGAGCACAAACACTTAGAGTAAATGAAGGACTCTAGCAGTCCCAAATCCCCACCCTGGGAGAGAGTTCTAAGCGCAGGGTCACAGATCCTTATGACTTGCTGGATTACAGAACAAGAGATGGTCCCCAGAATATCCTCTCCCAACTAATCACTGAACTTGACCACAAGGAAACACATGCACAATGATCTGAGAGACCCTGCCCCTTACTATCCAAGAGAAAATTCTCCACTTACTGCCATTCAATTATCAGATCTAAGGTATAATTCCAAAgtcaaaaagatataaataattcaattttggggtgcctgggtggctcagaggtttaaagcctctgcctttggctcaggtcatgatcccagggtcctagggtcaagccccacatcaggctctctgcctgcctctctgcctacttgtgatctctgtcaaataaataaataaaatcttaaaaaaaaaaaagaatttagtttttccatatttgaaaaaaatatcttcCAAGTGCTAATAGACCCCACAGTCTATTAGAATCTTGTTAGAGTCAACCAAATAAAGACACGGTTTCCTGTTCAATGGGCCAAGCAGGCTAATAGCTTACAGCTTACTCCTCGTAAGTAAGCTTCTAGAATAACGGGGTCAACGCTGGAGAGGTATCACCACACTGGCAGAAGTCTTGTGCAAATGGAGggctaaatatttttgtaaacattttcttatatattttagttGGACATTAAAAGTTGCAAAAATTacctaaaaaattataatgtttaaGGAACAGCGGTTATTCCTAGAGACTGTAAAGAACCATTAATACAATTGACAGAAAAACTGACTGCAGTTTCCACTGAAAATACTATAAGATCCACAGATTTCAGAACTGTATTTTTggtgggtgtcttttttttttttttttttttttttttaagattttattcactcatttgagagagagagcagggggagtgggagagggagaagcagattcctcactgagtgggagcctgatgcagggctggatcccaggacctggagatcatgacctgagctgcaggcagacttaaccatctgagccacccaggtgccccttcttctgGGTGtcttaagaaaacattttgaatttgGTTCAAATAAAATGTGTTGCCCTAAGTCAATTATGAATAAGTAATCCCAGATCTCTACTTCTAGTGACACATAGTATAACCACTGACCCATTATTCCTTGTGGTGTTACTAGGTCGGACCAATCCTTGATATCCTCAAATTTCACCTTAATGAGGCTGACACCTTTCAGCTTATCAATGGGTAGCTCCTTTATGTATTCCAGACggctaaagaagaaaactttGGGCACAGCACCAGCCTTGAGAGCATCTGCAATCAGCCTGCGGCCTTCCAGCAGGATCTTTCCTTGCTTTTCCCGAAATGGCCTGGACTTAACTATTGTCATTACACTGCTGTGGGTGGAAACAAAAAGACAGGTAATGACCAACATCGTTGTTACGGAGACATACCTAGTTCTAAGAAACATAAAGAGCTTCATAGACATAAACGAATTCCAAAGAAAACACTTATTCTGCCCtccaaacataataaaaaccagagGGTTATACCGGGAGAAGTCTTCCAATGGGAGGAAAAACGTTAAGTTCCCGCTGGCAggtgggaagagaaaggggaatacAAAAGAAGTCTCAGGAACACATCACCTCAGCCTTCTGTCCCCGGGTAAAGCCTTATCATAGCGAAGCCCCGACTCTTCCCAGGTGCAGGGCGTCTGGGATCGGGACACCTGAAGCGGCTGCTTTGGTCGCTGCTCGTAGGGACTGGCCTCAGCCGCAGCCCTCTGGGGCTGCTTCCCAGGACCGGGCTTCCGTTCCACGACCTGTCCGGATGGAAACACCACCCTCACTGGGCTCCGCCGCAGCGCCCGGACCCAGCGCCGCCTGTCGAGGTCCCAGGTTTGGACCACCCACAGCAACGGCCGCGTGGCCCACCTCCAGCCCTTTACCAGGGCCGCCATCTTCCCCCGCGCCGTCACGGAAGCGCGCCGGCGGCGGCCAGTGACGTCACGACCCGTCTGCGCATCTGCGGGCGGGCAGGCTTCTAGTTCTGCCGGATGTGAGCTGCTGGTGGCTATGGGTACTCGTCGAGCTTTGCACTTCGTCTTCAAAGTGGGAAACCGCTTCCAGACCGCGCGTTTCTTTCGCGATGTCCTGGGGATGAAGGTGCAGACGGGGCCGAGAGGGGCTGGGGCGCGAGGGTGGGTGGCCGGGGCCGCTGTGCCCCACTGGCCCAGGAAAGGGACAATTGGGTGTGTCTTGAATCTCCAATGGCGCCCAGGTGTCCGACCTTAGCCCTGGTCTCCCCATTAGCCCTGTCGGGTTTTCACCTTCAGGAAGCGTTGTATGTTGCTGGTTGGGTTGGTGATCTTGGAAGGGGTCTTTATTAGTCGCCGACTGTGTCCCCACACACGTTTGTTTCATTTGAGTTCATTCACAAATATTGAGGCTCTGCCCTCGTGGACTTTCCAGTCTAGTGGGAAAGACAATAAACAGTAATATAATACTCTCACAATGAACAATAACCCAATCTCTTCCGGTTTGAAGCCTTTCGGCTAAGATAATATGCCTGTTTAGAGCTCTGCTTTTCTCAGGCCTGCTTTGAATAGTCTCTTACTGTATTCGGTCTCCGGGTGAATCCTCCGGCCTTCCTCTCAACAGTCCAGATCGAAGTGTGAAGTCAGAATCCATTGTCTCCAACACCCGGAAGCGGCCCCTCCAGCCATGATCAGCTGCGATTCTGCAGGGATCACCTGGGTGGCAAATGCAGGTGGAAGCTCTTGGGGAGCTCCCGATAAACCAGGGCTTTAGAGGTGCAAGAGTGCAATTTCATGTAGAGAGTGCAGAAGATGTAGAGGGCAAGGGAGTTACCCGAATTCATCAGTCACTTAAAACCTATCGTCTGTCCTTCGTGGTCCTGTGTTGGTAACAGCTTTGGTGGCAAAGATGAAAATGACCTTAGTGTCCTCAACTGAAGCTTCTGGAGATGACAGTTTGGTTTGTACTTAGCTAACAGTAATGGAAGTGAAAACCTCATAAGTGAtgaaaaaccacaaaactctCCCTTAATATGTTTCCTCATTGATTAAatggttgttgtgaagattaaacacTGAATATCTGATAcatcatatgtattatataagtAGTAGCTACTAGTATTAAAAACTACAGGAAAGATTtaacttcagcttgggtcatcaGGAAATAATTCATGGACTTCTTGCATTTGAGTTGATCTATCAAAATAGGCAGGATTTCTACAAAGATTAGAGGGAGGAGTATActggaaaaactgaaagaaccCATGCAAAGATAAGGTTTGTTTGGGAAACACCGCTAGTTTTctgtgccttcagcttagatTTCTTAGTTGAAGTTGAGATGGGATATCAGGACAAATAGGTTGGGACTACTTCTGATAGTATCTTGAATACTGAGGTATTTGGATTTTATGGCACAGTAAGTAGGGAGCTTTCTTACATTTTAGAACAGGGTAATGTTGTGATGAGAGCTGTGCATGAGGGACGTAATTTTATGGTGGTATTAAGGAAAGATCAGTAAAGATGATTTTTAATAGTCTAGGAGAGAATTGATAGGAACTTGAACTGGAGCCATAGCTGTGGGAATCAAAAAGGAGAATAGAAACTTAAGACATTGAGAGGCTACTGTGTGTGGGGTTCTGTGTCCAGTGGTGTAATAAGTTATCTATTCTCACAGCACATGGGGAGACTCAGGCCCTAAGCAACATTCTCAGGCAACGTTCTCAATCTCCGACAACTATTGAGTGACAGCCAGGATTCCAAATCAGAATTCTCTAATGCTGGAGGCCATCCTTTGGTTTTCTGGGTGGTAGTGAAGGTTTTAACTTCACAGCGCTCCTTCCAAATCTAGGTAGATTTCACAATGTTGTTTACCTGATTCTTGGTATTCTAATTTCCTTATCAGATTCTGCGGCATGAGGAATTTGAAGAGGGCTGCAAAGCTGCCTGTAATGGGTATGACACCTTGTTTCTTAAAATCTCCTTTAGGCTCTGAATACCCTTGGAGAACAGAAGAAAGTTGTTTGAGGTGAGTTTAAGGCAGTAGAATAAATtcagaaatcaataaattaaGGTGGCAGCTCTAAAAAAACACAAGTAAGTGTATCCTCTAAAtgaatcattgtatttttttttttaagattttatttatttatttgacagagggagagagagagtacaagcagggggagcagcagggacagggagaagcagacttcccgtgagcagggagcccagcatgggccttgatcccaggatcctgggatcatgacctgagctgaaggcagatgcttaactgattgagccacccagtggccctAAATGAAGCAATGTCTTACTGAGTGTCTTAGCTTAGTAGCCATAGCAAAATGGAAAATTCCAAGGCCTAATGAGAATTGCATGCTTGTTGAGAGATATGCAAAAATATAAAGGTCCGGTTGGAGAAGTATCTTTATAGGAGTATGTCCCCTGCTTTAAAGAAAAGGTAGACAAATCTTTCCCTCAAGTAAGTGCCAGACAGGTGGATCTTTGGAGCCTCTGGTGGTGGGGCCCAAGAGCACTGTCCATAGCTGCTTTTAGCAACAGCTGAGAGGTCATTGCATCCTTACAGGTACTTAGAGGACCAGAGGGGACTGCCCACTGTTCTGTCCCGAGAGTTCCTGAGGGGAGGCCTGATGCAGATTTTGTCTGTATTCACTGGATTCATTTACTTTCATCTTTCTAGGCCTTATGATGGGAAGTGGAGTAAGACAATGGTGGGATTTGGACCTGAGGATGATCATTTTGTCGCAGAACTGACCTACAATTATGGCGTTGGACACTACAAGCTTGGCAATGACTTCATGGTAAATGGCATTTTGTTTGAGCAGATTTTGGCTGTGCCTTTATTGAGGTCCCTGATACAACTTTAAGTATGATAACTGCTCAGTTGATGGCTTTTGAGTGCAGATTAGTGCTTGTGCGCCAGTCTCAGAGCTGCTTTGGGAGAAAATGTGTTCTTCCAGTGTTCAGTAGGAGGCAGActccagactgggagaaaatgtgtTCTTCCAGTGTTCAGTAGGAGGCAGACTCGAGACTTAGAGACAGCTTTGACAGAGACAAGACTCTGTTGAACCTTGAGAGATAGAAGGACCGGAGTCATTGTTCTGCTTAAGCAGGTCCTGATCATCAAACAGAGAAGTATTTTCTCTCTAATGAACCATTAGGATCGGGCTCTGCTATTATGGCAGTGCTAGTCAGAGAAAAACAGGAGAAGCTtttcaggagaaagagagagaagcattgCATATACTGCATTCATTGCTTCATTCATGCAAGAGTTCAAGTCACTGTGTATCTAATAGTTACAGGATCTGCCTCttattgagcagctactatgTGCTTGCTACATAGAATGCCACTGGGTCCAAGTACACAGTGAGATAGAAGTAACCAGTTTTCTCTCAGGATCTGCCAAGCAAATCTACCTCATGCTAGATGTTATTTTGGTCAGTTGATTCTGTTATCACTCTTAActcatgttaaaataataatgacatttaaatggaatttttatgaCTCAAATATCTATAaaagtgttttataaatgaaaaggatAGTTCAGATTTAACATAATtagtgtctgtttttctttttctcattcttcacgtctttactcatttatttatttttattagggagagagagtttttggttttttttttttttaagattttatttatttatttgacagatcacaggcagagaggcaggcagagagagagggggaagtaggctcctccttgagcagagaaccagatgtggggctccatcccaggactgtgagatcatgatctgagccaaaggcagaggctttaacctactgagccatccaggcaccccgagagagagtctgaagcaggttccacacccagctcagagcctaatgaggggcttgatctcacgactgtgagatcatgacctgagctgaattcaagagtcagatgcttaactgactgaggcacccaggtagccctaatttattcattttacagatatttattgtgacttactatatttatatttatatttactatacttatatatagttatatataagtacatatatatttactatatttatatttattgtgactTACCTGGTTAGGTCCTGGGGTTACAGCAGAGTGAAACATGTTCCCTGGCCTAAGGGGCTTCCTGTCAGGTGGGGGAAACAAGGAAAGACTGATGAGTGCGATTAGTGCCAAGATTGGAATAAGCATAGGTGGATGTATGTGGACCAAGATGAGGCTGGAGAAATAAGCTGGGGCCATCAGACTAGGGCATTTACACTTTATTCTAAAAACAGGGTGAAGCCATTTTTGAAGTAGGGGAACGACACAGTATACGTGGTAGGCAAGAATTCACCTGGCTGGAGCATGGGTTTTGGGTTCGAAGAAAGCAAAACTGGAAGCGAGGAAACTAGCTCAAAGGGTAGTACAGCAAAGTACTAAAAGCTCCTTAACTCACGCAgtagtgggagatggagagaccTGGGTGGATTTGGGAGATGTTTAAGTAGAGTTAATGGGATTTagtgatttttcttgtttcttcttatcTTTTCCTTACTCTCCAAATCTAAGtcagggagaagaaggaagagcaaaAGCATCTTGGCACCATCATCATGTCACCAGCTCAAGTCAGATGTTGAATGATGGTGCCGCTGGGGTTAGAGGTCATGTAGGTGGAGAACAGCGGGGCTGCTCCACTGTGGGTCTTTTTAAGAGACTCTGGTAATAAAATATCCCTAATAAAAGGAAACTCTGGGCTCCTCAGTTcatggaacaaaaagaaaaacaggttacATAGAACTCCcatttatataaagaattcctatacattaaaaagaagaggatccaggggcacctgggtggcctactTGCTTAGTGTTCAATTCCTGATTTTggctcctgatcttggggtcatgagattgagccctacttccaactctgctcagctgggagtctgcttgagattctctccctcttcctctatccttcctccctctctgtctgtctctctctctcaaataaatctttaaaaacaaatgatcaacaacttaattttttttaaggggcaAAAACTGAACAGACAGCCATagaaaatgaatcagaaatgTCTCTCAGACAttgaaaaagatgttcaactgCCAAGGTGCCATTTGTCACCAATCAAATTGACAAAAAACAAGAAGTGTGATAGCACACCGTGTTAAAAAGGGTGttagccggggcgcctgggtggctcagtgggttaagcctctgccttcagctcaggtcataatctcagggttctgggatggagccccgcatcgggctctctgctcagcagggagcctgcttcctctctccctctttgcctgcctctctgcctacttgtgatttctctctctctgtcaaataaataaataaaatctttaaaaaaaaaaaaaaagggtgttaGCCAACTGCCACTCTCATACATTACTTTTATAAGGGCATATATTACTACAGCTTCAGTTTGGTGTTATCAAAACAATGCTTTTGACCTTTGTCCTTGCagtttcacacctaggaatttaGTTTACATGTATGTTAACAGCTGTGTGAAATGAACtgtattaaattatttatggTGGTATTTATTCAtacaacaagtatttattgagtgcctgctatgtACCAGGCATAGTTCCAGGAAGTTTGGATAACCAgtaaacaaaatgggaaaaaatctaTGTCTTGCAGGGGAGGGAATCAGGGCCTGACAgacaatatataataaatagaaaataaatcatgCTATGTCGTTTTAAAGGTGATCATTGTTACTGGAAAAGAacagcagaggaagggagatggggagtATGGGACAGATGACTGGTTTTAATTCTAAGGAGGGTGTTGAGGGTGGGtatcagggaggaggggacatttGTGGAAAAGCTCATGTGAGAGAAGAGAGTTAGTTAGCCATGTGGATATTGCAGGGGAGAGCAATCCAGATAGACAGGCTATTCAAAAGCCCTCAGACAGCACCTGGCGTGTTCCCAAAAAATGCAAGGAGGCCAGGTTGGCTGTAATAGACTGAACAAGGGGAAAGTGGGAGGAGATGGGGTCAGAAACGATGGGATCAGGTTGTGTTGGGCCTTTCAGGCCATTAGAAGCCATCCCTGAGTGAAACTGTGAGCTATCAAGGGTGTTAAGCAGGGGAAATACAATCAGGGTTGCTGTCTTGAGAGTAGAGTATGCATCAGAAAATTTACTTTGGCTACAGAGTGGGTGATGGATTGACAACTCAGGGAAAGAGAGGCTGTTATGATAATCCCAGTTAGAACTGCAGCTGGTCTTATCAGAAGGCATAGTGTACATTTTTAGATATTGTgattaaattttaagtaatacCCAGATAgttggtttaaatttttttatttttttaagattttatttatttatttgagagaacaagtggggggaggggcagaaggagaagctgactccctgaggagcagaggacccaacatgggactcgaattcaggaccctgggatcatgacctgagctgaaggcagacacttaaccaactgaaccacccaggcacccaaatttttttgtttaaaaagcaaaaataggggcgcctgggtggctcagtgggttgggcccctgccttcggctcaggtcatgatctcagggtcctgggatcgagtcccgcatcgggctctctgctcggcggggagcctgcttccccctccctctctctctgcctgcctctccatctacttgtgatttctctctgtcaaataaataaacaaaatctttaaaaaaaaaaaaaaaagcaaaaataggggctcctgggtggctcagtgggttaaagcctctgctttcggctcaggtcctgatcccagggtcctgggatcgagtcccgaattgaggcctgcttctcttcctctccctctctgcctgcctctctgcctacttgtgatctctgtctgtcaaataaataaattaaaatcttaaataaataaataaataaaaacctctcAAGTAGGTAGCTGGCAGGCCAAGGTAAAATCAAGATTTCTCTGActagatctttaaaattaaaagaaagtatcTTTGGTATTAAAATAGTCAAActtcttagggcgcctgggtggctcagtcacttaagtgtctacctttgcctcaggtcatgacccagggttctgggatggagccccaggttaaggagcctgcttcttcctttccctctgctgctccccttgcttgtgcttgctctctgtctctcaaataaataaataaaatctttttaaaaatcactagaaGAAAATTTTGAATGCCAATTAAATCTTAGGTGACATGATGGTTTTGCCTCATTATCTTGCTCTAGAAAAGATCTGTAATACTGTTTTTTGTCATAGGGTATCACACTCGCTTCTAGCCAGGCTGTCAGCAATGCCAGGAAGCTGGAGTGGCCACTCAATGAAGTTACAGAAGGTGTTTTTGAAATCAAGGCCCCAGGAGGATATAAGTTCTATTTGCAGAATCACAACCCACCTCAGTCAGGTAATTATACTGGGACTAATAAAAGCCCTCTGTGTAACACCATCTTTgatgaaaggagagaggaatcAGATCTCTTTCTCCTATGGAGTTTCTATATTGACATGATATCTATCCTAAGCAAATGTTTCTTATTCTttgaggaatcttttttttttttttttcttcctagagagtgagtgagagagagcacacagccgGAGAacagtagggggagaagcaggctccctgccaaataaggagcccagtgcaggacttgatcccaggatcctgggatcacgacccgagctgaaggcagaggcttaaccacctgtgccacccagacatccctggagagggagaatcttaaacaggctccacacccagtgtcaagccctatgtggggttcgatcttactgccctgagatcatgacctaagatgaaatttaaaaaatctgacacttaaacagctgagccacccaggcatcccgagagaTCATATTTTCATATTAGAGCTTTAGTGCATAATCCTAGGGgacctgttgttttgttttgttttgttttttaagattttatttatttatttgacagatcacaagtaggcagagaggcaggcagagagagaggaggaagcaggctctccgctgagcggagattcccgatgcagggctcattcccaagatcctgggatcacgacccgagctgaaggcagaggctttaacccactgagccacccaggcgccctgatctaACTGGTTCTGATTCTGTTCTGTTGGGAGTATATCTGTTTCAGCTGTAACAGAAAACCGATCTCAGACTA
This region of Mustela lutreola isolate mMusLut2 chromosome 15, mMusLut2.pri, whole genome shotgun sequence genomic DNA includes:
- the GLOD4 gene encoding glyoxalase domain-containing protein 4 isoform X2, whose amino-acid sequence is MGTRRALHFVFKVGNRFQTARFFRDVLGMKSRSKCEVRIHCLQHPEAAPPAMISCDSAGITWVANAGSEYPWRTEESCLRPYDGKWSKTMVGFGPEDDHFVAELTYNYGVGHYKLGNDFMGITLASSQAVSNARKLEWPLNEVTEGVFEIKAPGGYKFYLQNHNPPQSDPILKVTLAVSDLKKSLNYWSNLLGMKIYEKNEETQRALLGYADNQCKLELQGIKGRVDHAAAFGRIAFSCPEKELPDLEDLMKRENQKILTPLVSLDTPGKATVQVVILADPDGHEICFVGDEAFRKLSKMDPEGGKLLDDESLHPA
- the GLOD4 gene encoding glyoxalase domain-containing protein 4 isoform X1 — translated: MGTRRALHFVFKVGNRFQTARFFRDVLGMKSRSKCEVRIHCLQHPEAAPPAMISCDSAGITWVANAGSEYPWRTEESCLRPYDGKWSKTMVGFGPEDDHFVAELTYNYGVGHYKLGNDFMGITLASSQAVSNARKLEWPLNEVTEGVFEIKAPGGYKFYLQNHNPPQSDPILKVTLAVSDLKKSLNYWSNLLGMKIYEKNEETQRALLGYADNQCKLELQGIKGRVDHAAAFGRIAFSCPEKELPDLEDLMKRENQKILTPLVSLDTPGKATVQVVILADPDGHEICFVGDEAFRKLSKMDPEGGKLLDDAMAADKSDEWFARHKKPKASG